A genomic segment from Cyprinus carpio isolate SPL01 chromosome A4, ASM1834038v1, whole genome shotgun sequence encodes:
- the LOC109067996 gene encoding voltage-dependent L-type calcium channel subunit alpha-1C-like isoform X25 has protein sequence MLRGLFSRRRLKHERLQEEVEERFKGKLVSERELGYTFVRPGGSNYSSPSLAPVPSLNEDERVGGGGGVLGLAPEHIPTPGASLSWQAAIDAARQAKLMGTSGAPISTASSTQRKRQHYTKPKKQASTASTRPPRALLCLTLKNPIRRACINIVEWKPFEIIILMTIFANCVALAVYIPFPEDDSNATNSNLERVEYLFLIIFTVEAFLKVIAYGLLCHPNAYLRNGWNLLDFIIVVVGLFSAILEQATKGDGGTSMGGKAAGFDVKALRAFRVLRPLRLVSGVPSLQVVLNSIIKAMVPLLHIALLVLFVIIIYAIIGLELFMGKMHRTCFFFKDGLKGPISEEKPAPCAPSSTHGRHCSMANITQCMMGWAGPNDGITNFDNFAFAMLTVFQCITMEGWTDVLYWMQDAMGYELPWVYFVSLVIFGSFFVLNLVLGVLSGEFSKEREKAKARGDFQKLREKQQLEEDLKGYLDWITQAEDIDPENDDDGLDDDKPRNLSMPASENESVNTDNAPAGDMEGETCCTRMANRISKSKFSRYSRRWNRLCRRTCRAAVKSNVFYWLVIFLVFLNTLTIASEHHQQPDWLTNVQDIANKVLLALFTGEMLLKMYSLGLQAYFVSLFNRFDSFVVCGGILETILVETKIMSPLGISVLRCVRLLRIFKITRYWNSLSNLVASLLNSVRSIASLLLLLFLFIIIFSLLGMQLFGGKFNFDETRRSTFDNFPQSLLTVFQILTGEDWNSVMYDGIMAYGGPSFPGMLVCIYFIILFICGNYILLNVFLAIAVDNLADAESLTSAQKEEEEEKERKKLARTASPEKRQNSEKPPLEDEKKEEKIELKSITSDGETATKINIDEYTGEENEEKNPYPVNDFPAGEEDDEEPEMPVGPRPRPLSDIQLKEKAVPMPEARAFFIFSPNNKFRVLCHKIVNHNIFTNLILFFILLSSISLAAEDPVNNDSFRNQILGYADYVFTGIFTIEIILKMTAYGAFLHKGSFCRNYFNILDLVVVSVSLISSGVQSSAINVVKILRVLRVLRPLRAINRAKGLKHVVQCVFVAIRTIGNIVIVTTLLQFMFACIGVQLFKGKFFYCTDTSKQTHSECRGSYILYKDGNVGKPEKAQRSWENSDFNFDDVLQGMMALFAVSTFEGWPGLLYRAIDSHTEDVGPIYNYRVIISIFFIIYIIIIAFFMMNIFVGFVIVTFQEQGEQEYKNCELDKNQRQCVEYALKARPLRRYIPKNPYQYKVWYVVNSTYFEYLMFTLILLNTICLAMQHHGQSQSFSKAMNILNMLFTGLFTVEMILKLIAFKPRGYFSDPWNVFDFLIVIGSIIDVILSEINGLQNTEDNARISITFFRLFRVMRLVKLLSRGEGIRTLLWTFIKSFQALPYVALLIVMLFFIYAVIGMQMFGKIALRDNSQINRNNNFQTFPQAVLLLFRCATGEAWQEIMLACSPNRPCEKGSEVSHNSEDCGSHFAIIYFVSFYMLCAFLIINLFVAVIMDNFDYLTRDWSILGPHHLDEFKRIWAEYDPEAKGRIKHLDVVTLLRRIQPPLGFGKLCPHRVACKRLVSMNMPLNSDGTVMFNATLFALVRTALRIKTEGNLEQANEELRAIVKKIWKRTSMKLLDQVVPPAGDDEVTVGKFYATFLIQEYFRKFKKRKEQGLVAKIPPKTALSLQAGLRTLHDMGPEIRRAISGDLTVEEELERAMKETVCAASEDDIFRRSGGLFGNHVNYYHQSDGHASFPQSFTTQRPLHISKSGSPGETESPSHQKLVDSTFTPSSYSSSGSNANINNANNTAIGHRYPKPTVSTVDGHTGPPLTTVPLPRPTWCFPNKRSCFYDTFMRSDSSDSRLPIIRREEASTDETYDETLLDERDQTMLSMDMMEFQDEESKQLAPMVEADVGEERRPWQSPRRRAFLCPTALGRRSSFHLECLRKHNRPDVSQKTALPLHLVHHQALAVAGLSPLLRRSHSPTLFTRLCSTPPASPSGRGGGGPCYQPVPSLRLEGSGSYEKLNSSMPSVNCSSWYSDSNGNHRGSVQRTQRPVSLTVPPVTRRDSISVAHGSACSLVEAVLISEGLGHYAQDPSFIQVAKQELADACDMTMEEMENAADNILNANAPPNANGNLLPFIQCRDTGSQESRCSHTLNLSTATGSDELLGVELECSEGAGQRNSTLMEDEDMECVTSL, from the exons GAacgggtggagtatctctttctGATCATTTTTACGGTGGAAGCATTTCTCAAAGTTATTGCATACGGGTTGCTGTGTCACCCTAATGCATACCTGCGGAATGGCTGGAACTTGTTGGATTTCATCATCGTGGTGGTAGG gctGTTCAGTGCAATATTAGAGCAGGCCACTAAAGGGGATGGTGGGACTTCAATGGGAGGCAAGGCTGCAGGGTTTGATGTAAAAGCCCTGCGAGCCTTTAGAGTGTTGAGACCTCTGAGACTCGTATCTGGAGTACCta GTTTACAGGTGGTGCTGAACTCCATCATTAAAGCCATGGTTCCCCTCCTGCACATCGCTCTGCTCGTTCTGTTCGTCATCATCATTTATGCCATCATCGGCCTAGAGCTCTTCATGGGCAAGATGCACAGAACTTGTTTTTTCTTCAAAGATGGACTCAAAG GTCCTATATCTGAAGAGAAGCCGGCCCCCTGCGCCCCAAGCTCCACCCATGGACGACACTGCTCCATGGCCAACATAACACAGTGCATGATGGGATGGGCAGGCCCAAATGATGGAATCACGAACTTTGATAACTTTGCATTTGCCATGCTAACTGTGTTTCAATGCATCACGATGGAGGGCTGGACTGACGTCCTGTACTGG ATGCAGGATGCCATGGGTTATGAGCTTCCGTGGGTCTATTTTGTCAGTCTGGTCATCTTTGGATCCTTTTTCGTTCTAAATCTGGTTCTGGGTGTGTTGAGCGG AGAGTTCTCTAAAGAGCGAGAAAAGGCCAAAGCACGCGGTGATTTCCAGAAGCTCCGTGAGAAGCAGCAGCTGGAGGAGGATCTAAAGGGCTACCTGGACTGGATCACGCAGGCGGAGGATATCGACCCTGAGAACGATGACGACGGACTGGACGACGACAAGCCTAGAAATC TGAGTATGCCGGCCAGTGAAAATGAGTCTGTGAACACTGATAATGCTCCCGCTGGAGACATGGAGGGAGAGACCTGCTGTACTCGCATGGC AAATAGGATCTCCAAATCCAAATTCAG TCGATATTCACGCCGATGGAATCGGTTATGTCGGCGCACGTGCCGTGCAGCAGTGAAGTCAAATGTGTTCTACTGGCTGGTGATCTTCCTGGTGTTTTTGAACACACTTACTATCGCCTCTGAGCACCACCAGCAGCCAGACTGGCTCACCAATGTACAAG ATATCGCCAATAAGGTGTTGCTGGCTCTTTTTACCGGTGAGATGCTGCTGAAGATGTACAGCCTGGGTCTACAGGCCTATTTCGTCTCCCTTTTCAACCGCTTCGACAGTTTTGTGGTGTGCGGTGGAATTCTGGAGACTATCCTGGTAGAGACTAAGATCATGTCACCCCTCGGCATCTCTGTGCTGCGCTGTGTGCGTCTGCTCCGCATCTTCAAGATCACCAG GTACTGGAACTCTCTCAGTAATCTAGTGGCGTCTCTGCTGAACTCGGTGCGCTCTATCGCGTCCCTGCTTCTGCTGCTCTTCctgttcatcatcatcttcagtcTGCTCGGAATGCAGCTCTTTGGTGGCAAGTTCAACTTTGACGAGACGCGCCGCAGCACCTTCGATAACTTCCCGCAGTCTCTCCTCACCGTCTTTCAG ATTTTGACCGGAGAGGACTGGAACTCTGTGATGTATGATGGGATCATGGCATATGGTGGGCCCTCCTTTCCTGGCATGCttgtctgcatttatttcatcatcctcttcatctgCGGAAACT ACATCCTCCTGAATGTCTTCTTGGCCATTGCCGTGGACAACCTGGCAGACGCAGAGAGTCTGACATCTGcgcagaaagaggaagaggaggagaaagagaggaagaagcTGGCCAG AACGGCCAGTCCAGAGAAGCGGCAGAACTCTGAGAAACCACCTCTGGAGGatgaaaagaaagaggaaaagatTGAACTTAAATCCATCACTTCTGATGGAGAGACTGCCACCAAG ATCAACATAGATGAGTACACAGGGGAGGAGAATGAGGAGAAGAATCCATATCCTGTGAACGACTTCCCAG CAGGAGAGGAGGACGATGAGGAGCCAGAGATGCCAGTAGGTCCTCGTCCACGTCCACTCTCTGACATTCAGCTGAAGGAGAAAGCTGTCCCCATGCCAGAAGCCAGGGCTTTCTTTATTTTCAGCCCCAATAACAA gTTCAGGGTTTTGTGTCATAAGATTGTAAACCACAACATCTTCACCAATTTAATCCTGTTCTTTATACTGCTGAGCAGTATTTCACTGGCAGCGGAGGACCCAGTGAATAATGACTCATTCAGGAATcag ATTCTAGGCTATGCAGATTACGTGTTTACAGGAATCTTCACCATAGAGATCATTCTGAag ATGACAGCGTATGGAGCATTCCTACATAAGGGTTCATTTTGTcggaattattttaatattttggatcTGGTGGTGGTCAGTGTGTCTCTGATCTCCTCTGGAGTTCA GTCAAGTGCCATTAATGTAGTAAAGATTCTCAGAGTGCTGAGGGTGTTGAGGCCCCTGAGAGCAATCAACAGAGCCAAGGGCCTCAAA CATGTggtccagtgtgtgtttgtagcCATCCGTACCATCGGGAACATCGTCATCGTCACCACTTTGCTGCAGTTCATGTTTGCCTGTATTGGTGTTCAACTTTTCAAG GGCAAATTCTTCTACTGCACAGACACCTCTAAACAGACACATTCCGAATGCAG aGGGTCCTATATATTATACAAAGATGGGAATGTTGGGAAACCAGAGAAAGCACAGCGTTCATGGGAGAACAGTGACTTCAACTTTGATGATGTCCTGCAGGGCATGATGGCTCTGTTTGCCGTATCCACTTTTGAGGGTTGGCCAGG GCTCCTCTACAGAGCCATTGACTCCCATACAGAGGATGTTGGCCCAATCTACAACTACCGTGTGATCATCTCTATATTCTTCATCAtctacatcatcatcatcgccTTCTTCATGATGAACATATTCGTAGGTTTCGTCATTGTGACATTTCAGGAGCAGGGAGAGCAAGAGTACAAAAACTGTGAGCTGGACAAGAACCAG CGTCAGTGTGTGGAATATGCCCTGAAGGCCCGTCCCCTGCGCAGGTACATCCCCAAGAACCCGTATCAGTATAAGGTTTGGTACGTGGTGAACTCTACCTACTTTGAGTACCTGATGTTCACCCTCATTCTTCTCAACACCATCTGCCTGGCCATGCAG CATCATGGCCAATCTCAGTCGTTCAGCAAAGCCATGAATATCCTCAACATGTTGTTCACCGGCCTCTTCACTGTGGAAATGATCCTCAAACTCATCGCCTTCAAACCCAGG GGTTACTTTAGTGACCCCTGGAATGTTTTTGACTTCCTCATCGTAATTGGCAGCATTATAGACGTCATTCTGAGTGAGATCAAC GGCCTCCAAAACACTGAAGATAACGCCAGGATCTCAATCACATTCTTTCGGCTGTTCCGTGTGATGAGGCTGGTGAAGCTCCTGTCTCGGGGAGAGGGCATTCGGACGCTGCTCTGGACCTTCATTAAATCCTTTCAG GCTCTTCCCTATGTTGCTTTGCTGATCGTGATGCTGTTCTTCATCTACGCCGTCATTGGGATGCAG ATGTTTGGTAAGATTGCCCTGAGGGACAACAGCCAGATCAACCGAAACAACAACTTTCAGACGTTTCCTCAGGCTGTTCTGCTGCTCTTCAg GTGTGCAACAGGGGAGGCATGGCAGGAAATCATGCTGGCCTGTTCTCCGAACCGCCCGTGTGAgaaggggtcagaggtcagccaCAACAGTGAAGACTGTGGCAGCCACTTTGCCATCATCTACTTTGTTAGCTTTTATATGCTTTGCGCCTTCCTG ATCATTAACCTCTTTGTGGCCGTCATCATGGACAACTTTGACTATTTGACACGTGACTGGTCGATATTGGGGCCGCATCACCTGGATGAGTTTAAGAGGATATGGGCAGAGTACGATCCTGAGGCCAA GGGACGGATAAAGCACCTGGATGTGGTGACGTTGCTGCGCAGGATTCAGCCTCCCCTTGGGTTTGGAAAGCTTTGTCCACATAGAGTGGCGTGCAAG CGGCTTGTGTCCATGAACATGCCTCTCAATAGTGACGGGACGGTGATGTTCAACGCAACTCTCTTTGCTCTAGTACGAACGGCTCTACGCATCAAAACGGAAG GTAACCTGGAGCAAGCGAATGAGGAACTCAGGGCCATCGTGAAGAAGATCTGGAAGAGGACGAGCATGAAGCTGCTGGATCAAGTCGTTCCCCCTGCTGGAG ATGATGAAGTAACAGTGGGGAAGTTCTATGCCACATTCCTGATTCAGGAATACTTCAGGAAATTTAAGAAGCGCAAGGAACAGGGCCTGGTGGCCAAAATTCCTCCAAAGACTGCTCTTTCATTGCAG GCTGGCCTGCGTACACTGCATGATATGGGTCCTGAGATCAGAAGAGCGATATCAGGAGACCTGACTGTggaggaggagctggagagagCCATGAAGGAAACCGTGTGTGCTGCATCTGAGGATGATATCTTCAGG CGGTCTGGCGGTCTCTTCGGTAACCACGTCAACTACTACCACCAGAGTGACGGCCACGCCTCCTTCCCACAGTCCTTCACAACACAGCGGCCGTTGCACATCAGTAAATCCGGGAGTCCTGGCGAAACAGAATCTCCGTCTCATCAGAAGCTTGTTGACTCCACCTTCACTCCGAGCAGTTACTCTTCCTCAGGATCCAACGCAAACATTAACAACGCCAACAACACAGCCATCGGACACCGGTACCCCAAACCTACCGTCAGCACAGTGGACGGACACACGGGACCGCCCCTCACCACCGTCCCACTGCCACGGCCCACATGGTGCTTTCCTAACAAGAG GAGCTGTTTCTATGACACTTTCATGCG CTCTGATTCCAGTGACAGTCGTCTCCCTATAATCCGGCGAGAGGAAGCATCTACAGATGAGACGTACGATGAAACATTACTAGATGAGAGAGATCAGACCATGCTCTCCATGGACAT GATGGAATTTCAGGATGAAGAGAGCAAGCAGTTGGCTCCCATGGTGGAGGCGGATGTAGGGGAGGAGAGGAGGCCGTGGCAGTCTCCACGGCGACGGGCCTTTCTCTGCCCCACTGCACTgg GTCGACGGTCTTCCTTTCACTTGGAGTGTCTGAGAAAACATAACAGACCTGATGTTTCTCAGAAAACAGCACTACCACTGCATCTAGTGCATCATCAG GCTCTGGCTGTGGCAGGGTTGAGTCCCTTGCTGAGACGGAGTCATTCTCCGACGCTGTTCACGCGTCTGTGTTCCACACCTCCTGCGAGTCCCAGCGGCCGTGGCGGGGGAGGGCCGTGCTACCAGCCCGTTCCGTCTCTGCGGTTGGAGGGCAGCGGATCTTACGAGAAACTCAACAGCAGCATGCCGTCTGTGAACTGCAGCTCGTGGTACAGTGACAGTAATGGCAACCACAGGGGGAGCGTGCAGAGGACGCAGCGACCCGTGTCCCTCACGGTTCCTCCGGTCACACGCAGAGACTCCATATCCGTGGCACATGGGAGCGCCTGCAGCCTCGTGGAGGCG GTGTTGATATCCGAGGGTTTGGGTCACTATGCACAGGATCCCTCCTTCATCCAGGTAGCGAAGCAGGAACTAGCGGACGCCTGCGACATGACCATGGAGGAGATGGAGAACGCTGCCGACAACATTCTCAATGCCAACGCGCCACCCAATGCCAACGGAAACCTGCTACCCTTCATACAGTGCAGAGACACTGGCTCCCAGGAGTCCCGTTGCAGCCACACGCTGAACCTCTCGACCGCCACGGGCTCCGATGAGCTGCTGGGGGTGGAGTTAGAGTGCTCCGAGGGGGCGGGGCAGCGGAACAGCACTCTGATGGAGGACGAGGACATGGAGTGCGTGACCAGTTTGTAG